One stretch of Sardina pilchardus chromosome 17, fSarPil1.1, whole genome shotgun sequence DNA includes these proteins:
- the kcnj3b gene encoding G protein-activated inward rectifier potassium channel 1 — protein MSALRKKFGDDYQVVTTSSSGGGFNQAAPEKKKKRQRFVDKNGRCNVQHGNLSGETSRYLSDLFTTLVDLKWRWNLFIFILTYTVAWLFMASMWWVIAFIRGDLNRAHDDKYTPCVANVYNFPSAFLFFIETEATIGYGYRYITDKCPEGIILFLFQSILGSIVDAFLIGCMFIKMSQPKKRAETLMFSEHAAISMRDGKLTLMFRVGNLRNSHMVSAQIRCKLLKSRQTPEGEFLPLDQLELDVGFSTGADQLFLVSPLTICHVIDSKSPFYDLSLRSMQTEQFEIVVILEGIVETTGMTCQARTSYTEDEVLWGHRFFPVISLEEGFFKVDYSQFHGTFEVPTPPHSVKEQEESLLLSSPLTAPSLCHSAGGGGGGGGGGGGGGGEAASITLESSDPQGESESGSANLAPAPIAQGNATKLPSKLQRLTGRGGDGSLPAGSAGGGRALDGMPRKLLRMSSEITYNLGDLPVKLQRISSAPGVAEERLHVSSPLVEERATPKISRAGIGAGDSMSQSVSDLPPKLQRLAGGGGGGGGGMGGRLDGNLPPKLRKMNSERFTGLSLK, from the exons ATGTCAGCTCTGAGGAAAAAATTTGGGGATGATTATCAAGTAGTGACGACTTCATCCAGTGGCGGCGGGTTTAACCAGGCGGCCcctgagaagaaaaagaagcgaCAACGTTTTGTGGACAAAAACGGCCGTTGCAATGTCCAACATGGGAACTTGAGCGGCGAGACCAGCAGGTACCTTTCGGATCTCTTCACTACCCTGGTGGACCTCAAATGGCGCTGGAacctcttcatcttcatcctcaCCTACACGGTAGCGTGGCTGTTCATGGCCTCAATGTGGTGGGTCATCGCCTTCATTCGAGGAGATCTCAACCGGGCCCACGATGACAAATACACACCCTGTGTTGCCAATGTCTACAACTTTCCCTCGGCCTTCTTGTTTTTCATTGAGACAGAAGCCACCATTGGTTATGGCTACAGGTACATCACGGATAAATGTCCGGAAGGAATTATCCTTTTCCTGTTCCAGTCAATTTTGGGTTCGATTGTGGACGCGTTCTTAATTGGCTGCATGTTCATAAAGATGTCCCAACCTAAGAAGCGGGCAGAGACTTTGATGTTCAGCGAGCATGCAGCAATCTCCATGCGTGACGGCAAACTGACGCTCATGTTCCGGGTGGGCAATCTCAGGAATAGCCATATGGTGTCTGCTCAAATCCGCTGCAAACTGCTCAAA tctcggcAGACACCCGAGGGTGAGTTTCTCCCCCTGGATCAGCTGGAGCTGGACGTTGGTTTCAGCACCGGGGCGGATCAGCTCTTCCTCGTCTCCCCTTTGACCATCTGCCACGTGATCGACTCCAAGAGCCCCTTCTATGACCTCTCCCTCCGCTCCATGCAGACCGAGCAGTTTGAGATCGTCGTCATCTTGGAGGGCATTGTGGAGACCACGG GCATGACGTGCCAGGCGCGGACGTCCTACACGGAGGACGAGGTGCTGTGGGGCCACCGCTTCTTCCCGGTCATCTCCCTGGAGGAGGGCTTCTTCAAGGTGGACTACTCGCAGTTCCACGGCACTTTCGAGGTGCCGACGCCTCCCCACAGCGtcaaggagcaggaggagagcctcctgctgtcaTCTCCGTTGACTGCGCCCTCTCTTTGCCACAGTgcgggaggaggtggtggtggtggaggtggaggaggcggaggtggGGGCGAGGCTGCCAGCATCACGCTGGAGAGTTCCGACCCGCAGGGCGAGTCGGAGAGCGGCTCGGCCAACCTGGCACCGGCGCCCATCGCACAGGGCAACGCCACCAAGCTGCCCTCCAAGCTGCAGAGGCTGACGGGGCGAGGGGGCGACGGCTCGCTGCCCGCCGGCAGCGCCGGAGGGGGCCGCGCGCTGGACGGAATGCCCCGGAAGCTGCTGCGCATGAGCTCGGAGATCACGTACAACCTGGGCGACCTGCCGGTCAAGCTCCAGCGGATCAGCTCGGCGCCTGGCGTGGCCGAGGAGCGTCTGCACGTCAGCTCGCCGCTGGTCGAGGAGAGAGCCACGCCCAAGATCAGCAGGGCAGGGATCGGGGCCGGCGACTCCATGAGCCAGTCGGTGTCGGACTTGCCCCCGAAGCTGCAGAGATTGgccgggggagggggagggggagggggaggtatGGGTGGACGGCTGGACGGGAACCTGCCGCCCAAATTGCGGAAGATGAACTCGGAGCGATTCACAGGTTTAAGCCTGAAATGA
- the rprmb gene encoding protein reprimo B has product MNYTAFNDTDTGLFSNSSDGFRRCCNMSSVVTDSGFESTALAERNFFITRVVQIAVMCVLALTVVFGIFFLGCNLLIKSQGMINFLMTDRRPSKDVEAVIVGTY; this is encoded by the coding sequence ATGAATTACACGGCCTTCAACGACACCGACACGGGTTTGTTCTCTAACAGCAGCGATGGCTTTCGCAGGTGCTGCAACATGTCCTCGGTGGTCACGGACAGCGGCTTTGAGTCGACTGCGCTGGCCGAGCGGAACTTTTTCATCACGCGCGTGGTCCAGATCGCTGTCATGTGCGTGCTCGCACTCACCGTGGTTTTCGGCATCTTCTTCCTCGGTTGCAACTTGCTCATCAAGTCCCAGGGAATGATCAACTTTCTAATGACGGACAGGAGACCATCCAAAGATGTGGAAGCTGTGATTGTTGGCACGTATTAG